The following nucleotide sequence is from Sander vitreus isolate 19-12246 chromosome 3, sanVit1, whole genome shotgun sequence.
tttctgtcgacccTGAATGAAGTAcgttttatgatgataaaattactgtttattttaatggtgtctggtgagtttggtgatggcgatttcagggctgtttcaaattaaacaaaaaatatcttattctttaacaaaacggtctatctctgtagggatcctttccataatgttgtcagacacttataatcTGAGCATGTCTGTGGCAAAACGTGACTTTTTGTGGACGTAAATTAAAGGTTCGCAATTGCTCTTTAACAGCGTATTgcgtcttgcttaatactggaccaatttcgaAGATTGTTGTTCAAATCAGTCACTTAGGAACAAAAACATGGGagaatagggtccaggttgaaaaatacagaagtAACCCTTTAATCTTTCTTCACAGCTCACAGCGGTTGTCCTCAGTCTTGTAGCGGTCCATGATACTCAGGACGTCCTCCATGATAGATGGGCCCAGGTCCAAGTTTAAGCCTGCCATAGAGTCTGACCGTGACACCCCGGATGAGACCGTGAGACCGGCCGGATGGAAGGCAGCGCAGGGCGACTCACTGCGTTCACTCCTCAGATCCTCGTTGCTCAGGCCGGCATCAGAGTCCAGGCTGAGGCCCCGGCGACCGTCCAGGGGCCCGCAGTTTTCTGACATGGAGTCCTCAGATGAGGCCTCTGAGAAGGAGCCAGAGGAGGGGACGAGCATGCGGATGGCTGGGGAGAGGGAGATGTCACGGCAGGGCTCTGATGCCAAACGACCCACCACGCCGTTCTCAAAGAGCTGGCTGTGGTTGTCTGTGTGCCTGTAGCCGTTGGCCTGTTTGTGGCTCATGTCTGCAGGCTGCTGATGGTGGTGGAAGTTGTTTTGCTGGGAAGGCAGAGAAGACGAGGAGGGGTCGTCCAGGTGGAGGCGTGGGGGTTTGGGTGGAGCCTGTTCATGGGAGATGAACACAGGCATGGAGATGGTGGTCTTTAGGAGGCCAGTGGAGGTGTGCTGATAGTGGTAACCATTGTAGGCGTAgctgtgtgtgtcctgtctcGCGGTGAAGCCGTCATCCAGGTGTCTCTCCACGCTGTGCGAGCGCCCGTCCTGCACCCGACTCAGGGGCGGCAGCATGTTCATCTTACCCTGCAGGAAACCCACGTCTCCAAACATGTCGCCCTCCCCTTCGGGCCCCACATGGGCGCTGTGACGCACATCGCCCAGCGGGGGGCTGATCATATCACCTGAGAGGACATCACGGAGCCTCAGTCTCTTTCCCTTcttgggagttgtagtttttaagtacattggCGTCTTTGCAGGCATTTTGCTTCTGACAGGTCGACGTGAGGTGATCCAAAGAgaagtctctttttatctgagaggagaggttagtgTCCTCAGGTCCACTCACTGGGTAACACCTCTTTATGTTTGGGTAGCAGTCAGTTTCTCATGGTGATTAAAACCAGCAGAAGAAATGAAGCTGAATGTGAACAAATAGCTTACAAAGCAAACTCACTTGTTAAGAAGCTCCTCTGGCTCTTTCCACTCCCAACTGAGAGATCCAGTCTGTGTTGCTTCTCCCAGTgagtattcaaatatttaagtCGGTCAGCGTAGCGATAGCAACCCTGGGGGTTGTGCCTCACGCTGTCATGGGACTCCGGGGGGAGAAGAGGAAGGCCTTGACCTCAGATCAGCTCCCtgtgtctttctctcacacacagaaaagCCATATTCAAGC
It contains:
- the LOC144515848 gene encoding cdc42 effector protein 3; amino-acid sequence: MPAKTPMYLKTTTPKKGKRLRLRDVLSGDMISPPLGDVRHSAHVGPEGEGDMFGDVGFLQGKMNMLPPLSRVQDGRSHSVERHLDDGFTARQDTHSYAYNGYHYQHTSTGLLKTTISMPVFISHEQAPPKPPRLHLDDPSSSSLPSQQNNFHHHQQPADMSHKQANGYRHTDNHSQLFENGVVGRLASEPCRDISLSPAIRMLVPSSGSFSEASSEDSMSENCGPLDGRRGLSLDSDAGLSNEDLRSERSESPCAAFHPAGLTVSSGVSRSDSMAGLNLDLGPSIMEDVLSIMDRYKTEDNRCEL